In Anaerobacillus isosaccharinicus, one genomic interval encodes:
- the istB gene encoding IS21-like element helper ATPase IstB, with translation MMNEQTLTKLHELKLSGMAEAYKEQSTNKEFQKLSFEERFSLLVDLEHSRRKSNKLQRLINTATFLNSNACIEDMEYHEDRRLDKNLILKLASGTYIHDSHNIILKGPTGSGKTFLATAFGVSACRQFYNVKYIRLPELLDELSLAKLAADGSYRKLIKKYTKVDLLILDEWLLTDLSTNEAAILLEITESRHKIASTIFCSQIDPSGWHIKLGNETIAEAILDRIIHDSYQILIDGEVSIRERHGLGS, from the coding sequence ATGATGAATGAGCAGACATTAACCAAACTACACGAATTGAAATTAAGTGGAATGGCGGAAGCCTATAAGGAACAATCAACTAATAAAGAGTTTCAAAAGTTGAGTTTCGAAGAACGCTTTAGTTTACTTGTCGATTTAGAACATTCCCGTCGTAAGAGTAATAAGCTTCAACGCTTGATCAATACAGCCACTTTTTTAAACTCAAATGCTTGTATCGAAGATATGGAATATCACGAAGACCGAAGATTAGATAAAAATTTGATATTAAAACTGGCCAGCGGTACCTATATCCATGACAGTCACAATATCATATTGAAAGGACCTACTGGTTCGGGAAAAACATTTTTAGCAACTGCCTTTGGAGTATCTGCTTGTCGACAATTCTATAATGTTAAATACATTCGCTTACCGGAATTATTAGATGAACTGTCTCTCGCAAAATTAGCTGCAGATGGAAGCTATCGAAAATTGATTAAAAAGTATACGAAAGTAGATCTACTCATCCTTGATGAATGGTTACTAACAGATTTATCAACGAATGAAGCAGCAATTCTATTAGAAATCACAGAATCTCGTCATAAGATAGCTTCGACTATTTTCTGTTCACAAATTGACCCTAGTGGTTGGCATATAAAATTGGGGAATGAAACAATTGCGGAGGCTATTCTAGACCGTATTATCCATGATTCATACCAAATTCTAATAGACGGAGAAGTATCTATACGTGAGCGTCATGGATTAGGTAGCTAA
- a CDS encoding Ldh family oxidoreductase — translation MTNNVKYIQADDLRNYCIKLFESVGVPKEEAFINADNLVDANLSGIDSHGVSRMGIYLKRIRENVVKPQSRVTIMNEAPATVSLNGENSMGAVVSKKAMELAIAKAKETGVSYVTVNNSNHFGTAAYFTKMALNHNMIGFAATNGASRMAPWGGKEAYFGTNPFSVSIPAGSERPIIVDMATSVVARGKIIMAQKNSETIPEGWAMNKDGEFTTSAQEALDGTVLPFGGPKGSAIALIIDVLSGVLAGAAFGTGIKDMYGNFKEPTNTGHVFGVLNIEKFIAVDLFKSNMDQMIKDIKANSPAQGVQEVFLPGEIELRKAEQRLKEGIPITLPVLRELEEEGRLCGVTFQL, via the coding sequence TTGACGAATAATGTTAAATACATTCAAGCTGATGACCTAAGAAATTATTGCATTAAACTTTTTGAGAGTGTTGGTGTTCCAAAGGAAGAGGCTTTTATAAATGCGGACAATTTAGTTGATGCAAATTTGTCAGGTATTGATTCCCATGGAGTAAGCCGAATGGGAATTTACTTAAAAAGAATTCGTGAAAATGTAGTCAAACCACAATCTCGTGTCACTATTATGAATGAAGCACCAGCTACCGTTAGCCTAAATGGAGAAAATAGTATGGGAGCTGTTGTATCTAAAAAGGCAATGGAACTAGCAATTGCAAAAGCAAAAGAAACAGGGGTTTCCTATGTAACCGTAAATAATTCAAATCATTTTGGTACTGCAGCATATTTTACAAAAATGGCCTTAAATCATAATATGATTGGTTTTGCAGCTACAAATGGTGCTTCGCGGATGGCTCCTTGGGGTGGTAAAGAAGCATATTTCGGAACAAATCCCTTTTCAGTTTCAATTCCAGCAGGGAGTGAACGACCAATAATTGTTGATATGGCTACTAGTGTTGTTGCTCGAGGGAAAATTATAATGGCACAAAAAAATTCTGAAACCATTCCTGAAGGCTGGGCTATGAATAAGGATGGGGAGTTTACTACTTCAGCTCAAGAAGCTTTAGACGGAACAGTTCTTCCATTTGGTGGACCAAAGGGTTCTGCAATAGCATTGATCATAGACGTATTATCAGGGGTATTAGCAGGTGCGGCTTTTGGAACTGGGATTAAAGATATGTATGGAAATTTTAAAGAACCTACAAACACTGGTCATGTTTTTGGAGTATTAAATATTGAAAAGTTTATTGCTGTTGATTTGTTTAAAAGCAATATGGATCAAATGATAAAAGATATAAAAGCAAATTCTCCAGCACAAGGAGTACAGGAAGTGTTCCTACCTGGAGAGATTGAACTTAGAAAAGCTGAACAAAGGCTTAAAGAAGGAATTCCAATAACGCTACCAGTTCTAAGAGAACTTGAAGAAGAAGGTAGACTATGCGGAGTAACTTTCCAGTTGTAA
- a CDS encoding 2-hydroxyacid dehydrogenase, which produces MPKPNVYVTRMLPKPAIDLLKEHFHVEINPKNRVLTRDELLKNVQGRDAVVSLLTDIIDEEVLTAAGQKCKIFANYAVGYNNIDVAAATESGILVSNTPGVLTDTTADLAWALLFATARQVVAADKFMRLGQYLGWDPLLFLGQDITGKTLGILGSGRIGTATAKKSIGFDMKVLYHDIKPNPDFEMAVPGSQFVNKETLLKQSDFVSIHVPLLEATKHLISDREFKLMKKTAILINTARGPIVDEKALVRALKDGEIWGAGLDVTEYEPDFESELAEFDNVVILPHIASASIETRTMMGLMAARNVIAALNDELPPNCLNPGVLNHQR; this is translated from the coding sequence ATGCCAAAGCCAAATGTTTATGTAACAAGAATGTTACCTAAGCCCGCCATTGACCTTTTAAAAGAACACTTTCATGTAGAGATTAATCCTAAAAATAGAGTTCTTACAAGAGATGAACTTTTAAAAAATGTTCAAGGAAGAGATGCTGTTGTTAGCTTGTTAACAGACATAATTGATGAAGAAGTACTTACTGCTGCGGGGCAAAAATGTAAGATATTTGCAAATTATGCTGTGGGGTATAATAATATTGATGTTGCAGCAGCTACAGAAAGTGGAATTTTAGTCTCAAATACTCCGGGGGTTTTAACTGACACAACAGCTGATTTAGCTTGGGCTCTCCTTTTTGCCACTGCACGTCAGGTTGTTGCTGCTGATAAATTTATGCGATTAGGACAATACCTAGGATGGGATCCACTATTATTTTTAGGGCAGGATATAACTGGTAAGACATTAGGGATCCTAGGTTCCGGTAGAATAGGCACTGCTACTGCCAAAAAATCAATAGGTTTTGATATGAAAGTTCTTTATCACGATATTAAGCCTAATCCTGACTTTGAAATGGCTGTTCCTGGAAGTCAATTTGTAAATAAAGAAACTCTGCTTAAGCAATCGGATTTTGTTTCTATACATGTGCCATTATTAGAAGCTACGAAACATTTAATTAGTGACAGAGAATTTAAACTTATGAAAAAAACAGCGATTTTAATCAATACAGCAAGAGGCCCTATAGTTGATGAAAAAGCACTTGTTCGTGCTTTAAAAGATGGAGAAATATGGGGAGCAGGTTTAGATGTAACAGAATATGAACCGGATTTTGAATCTGAATTAGCAGAGTTTGATAACGTAGTAATTCTTCCTCATATTGCTAGTGCTTCTATTGAAACAAGAACAATGATGGGCTTAATGGCAGCTAGAAATGTAATTGCTGCATTGAATGATGAATTGCCACCCAACTGCCTTAATCCAGGGGTCTTAAATCATCAACGTTAA
- a CDS encoding DDE-type integrase/transposase/recombinase has product MLPQIITYLLTFINYQEQVIRTLLTLLIGKSMFDKPTEAPVNKPYRKLQVDDLPIIEVPKKLDFQVLLTEHLKSKGKPLKPVQRRSNSTPVPSSMKCPTCGAPSDYLYANNGAKGQFQCKVCSCLFSERNRYLKEAILKCPHCSKTLEKVKERKDFHVYKCKNDACSYYQHKRNAMTQKEKNRFKEDPQAFKLRYIYRQFHIDFQPLAKHSPKRPRVDLSRIYVSPHTLGLILTYHVNYGLSARKTAALMKDVHGVSISRQSILNYENSVALWLKPYIDHYPYELSDQFCGDETYIRVNGRWHYLFFFFDAVKKVILSYPVSPNRDTATAIKAIDEVLLKLRKIPENLTFVVDGNPIYLLAQHFFAQHQIPFEVIQVIGLTNEDEVSKEYRPLKQIIERLNRTFKGNYRSTHGFGSEHGSVSFVTLFVAYFNFLRPHSALEGKVPVTLPELEKLPNMPARWTTLIGLAQDWISKQTA; this is encoded by the coding sequence TTGTTACCTCAAATTATAACCTATTTACTTACTTTTATAAACTACCAAGAACAAGTAATTCGAACGCTCCTTACCCTTTTAATAGGGAAGAGCATGTTTGATAAACCGACTGAGGCTCCAGTTAATAAACCATATCGCAAGCTTCAAGTTGATGATCTACCGATCATTGAAGTTCCAAAAAAACTAGATTTTCAAGTTTTATTAACCGAGCATCTTAAGTCTAAAGGTAAACCTCTCAAACCAGTACAAAGACGGTCGAATTCAACACCCGTTCCTTCATCAATGAAATGTCCTACGTGTGGTGCTCCATCTGATTATTTGTATGCGAACAATGGAGCGAAAGGACAATTTCAATGTAAGGTGTGTTCATGTCTTTTCAGTGAGAGAAATCGATATCTCAAGGAAGCAATCCTGAAATGCCCTCACTGTTCAAAAACACTTGAAAAAGTGAAGGAAAGAAAAGACTTCCATGTGTACAAGTGTAAAAACGACGCTTGTTCTTATTACCAACATAAACGTAATGCGATGACTCAAAAAGAGAAAAATCGGTTCAAAGAAGATCCTCAAGCCTTTAAACTTCGCTATATTTACCGCCAGTTTCACATTGATTTTCAACCATTAGCGAAGCATTCACCAAAGAGACCACGAGTTGATCTATCAAGAATTTATGTGTCTCCACATACGCTTGGATTGATATTGACTTATCACGTCAATTATGGACTTTCAGCCCGTAAAACAGCAGCGCTGATGAAAGACGTACATGGTGTTTCAATCTCTCGTCAAAGCATTTTAAATTACGAAAATAGTGTGGCCTTGTGGTTGAAACCGTATATTGATCACTATCCTTATGAGCTTTCAGATCAATTCTGCGGTGACGAAACGTACATCCGTGTGAATGGCCGTTGGCATTACCTATTTTTCTTTTTTGATGCCGTAAAGAAAGTCATTCTCTCTTATCCTGTGTCACCTAACCGAGACACAGCTACAGCTATTAAAGCGATAGACGAAGTGTTGTTAAAGCTTAGGAAAATCCCAGAAAACCTAACTTTCGTTGTCGATGGCAATCCCATTTACTTATTAGCACAACACTTTTTTGCCCAGCATCAAATCCCGTTTGAGGTGATTCAGGTAATTGGCTTAACCAACGAAGACGAGGTATCAAAGGAATATCGACCTCTCAAACAAATTATCGAGCGGCTAAATCGTACCTTTAAAGGAAACTATCGATCCACTCATGGTTTCGGGTCAGAACATGGTTCTGTTTCTTTTGTGACCTTGTTCGTTGCTTACTTTAACTTTCTAAGACCACATTCAGCATTGGAAGGAAAAGTACCAGTAACACTTCCTGAGCTAGAAAAGCTTCCAAACATGCCAGCTAGATGGACAACTCTTATTGGTCTTGCCCAGGACTGGATAAGTAAGCAAACTGCCTAA
- a CDS encoding RraA family protein, with the protein MSNVGLRIYTKIERPSRDLVEQFRDLPTPNIADNMGRFSCVDSQIRPFNKAKLLGTAFTVKSRTADNLMFHKALDLAKPGDIIVVDVQGDMINAVTGEIMMRYAKKKGISGFLIDGAIRDSGALKNLDFSVYAKGSNPKGPYKDGPGEINVPVSCGGVVVHPGDIVVGDEDGVVIISSKDAEDVLKKTKETFDKEASIFEAIENGTWDRSWVDETLAEKGCEFIDE; encoded by the coding sequence ATGTCAAATGTAGGTTTAAGAATTTATACCAAAATTGAAAGACCATCCCGAGATCTAGTAGAACAATTTAGAGACTTACCAACACCGAATATTGCAGATAATATGGGACGCTTTAGCTGTGTTGACTCACAGATTAGACCTTTTAATAAAGCTAAGTTACTAGGAACTGCTTTTACTGTTAAATCAAGAACTGCTGATAACCTTATGTTCCATAAAGCATTAGATTTGGCAAAACCAGGTGATATCATTGTCGTTGATGTACAAGGAGATATGATTAATGCGGTTACGGGCGAAATAATGATGCGGTATGCCAAAAAAAAGGGGATTTCTGGGTTTTTAATTGACGGTGCTATTCGAGATAGTGGTGCACTCAAAAACTTAGATTTTTCAGTATATGCAAAAGGAAGTAATCCAAAAGGACCTTATAAAGATGGTCCTGGAGAGATTAATGTCCCTGTTTCATGTGGTGGGGTTGTTGTTCATCCGGGAGACATCGTCGTTGGAGATGAGGACGGGGTAGTAATTATTAGTTCAAAGGATGCTGAAGATGTACTAAAAAAGACAAAAGAAACTTTTGATAAAGAGGCTAGTATTTTTGAAGCTATCGAGAATGGAACTTGGGATCGTAGCTGGGTAGATGAAACACTAGCAGAAAAAGGGTGTGAATTCATTGACGAATAA